A single genomic interval of Mucilaginibacter robiniae harbors:
- a CDS encoding NifU family protein: protein MSLFEQVESALDTIRPYLETDGGNVSIEEITPEKVVKLKLLGSCGSCPMSIMTLKAGIEQAIIKAVPEITGVEAVNLTDMDDPNAVLPANMR, encoded by the coding sequence ATGAGTTTATTTGAGCAGGTTGAATCAGCTTTAGATACCATCAGGCCATATCTGGAGACTGACGGGGGGAACGTTTCAATAGAAGAAATTACACCTGAAAAAGTAGTGAAGCTGAAACTGCTGGGCTCATGCGGTTCATGCCCGATGAGCATCATGACGCTAAAAGCTGGTATTGAGCAAGCCATTATTAAAGCTGTACCTGAAATTACCGGTGTTGAGGCCGTTAACCTAACCGACATGGATGACCCTAATGCCGTATTGCCGGCCAACATGCGTTAG
- a CDS encoding NAD(P)H-dependent oxidoreductase: MSLIKPLQWRYATKKFDATKKLSAEQLEDLLSAIQLAPSSYGLQHYRILVVEDPAVRQQLREAAYGQTQLTDASQILVFAAETVLDANYIKRYINEVARVRQVDASQLAPFEKSLMDTIDSRAEDQKIAWSHKQAYIALGVALTAAAEAGIDACPMEGFNAGKFDEILGLRDKNLTTSVIACIGFRAEDDKYSEFAKVRKPKDDLFIRI; encoded by the coding sequence ATGTCATTAATAAAACCGCTACAGTGGCGCTATGCCACCAAAAAATTTGATGCTACTAAAAAGTTAAGTGCCGAACAACTGGAAGACTTACTGAGTGCTATACAACTAGCGCCTTCATCATACGGCTTACAACATTACCGTATTTTGGTGGTTGAAGACCCTGCTGTACGCCAACAACTGCGCGAAGCCGCTTACGGTCAAACACAACTTACCGATGCTTCACAAATATTGGTATTTGCTGCCGAAACTGTGCTGGATGCCAATTACATAAAAAGATACATTAACGAAGTAGCCCGTGTACGTCAGGTGGATGCTAGCCAATTGGCTCCATTTGAAAAAAGCCTGATGGATACTATTGATAGCCGTGCTGAAGATCAGAAAATTGCCTGGTCGCACAAACAAGCTTATATTGCTTTAGGTGTAGCGCTTACTGCTGCTGCTGAAGCTGGTATTGATGCTTGCCCAATGGAAGGCTTTAACGCCGGTAAATTCGACGAGATTTTAGGCTTGAGAGATAAAAACCTGACTACATCGGTAATTGCCTGTATCGGTTTCCGTGCAGAAGATGATAAATACAGTGAGTTTGCCAAAGTGCGCAAACCTAAAGATGATCTGTTTATTCGTATTTAA
- a CDS encoding transglycosylase domain-containing protein, protein MHRLKSKYIRIAGLIVGIILIFVLIGGYIAYSKRQAILENAISKAKAKAKREYNLDVKIGDAHFIGANTVSFSNITVVPEQRDSLLSIEHFEVSVKMLPLLVGHVKLADVKLQNGLLNLTSKNGVRNFDFLFKKKRDSTATKSKKGLNDLADNLINQVLYKIPDNLDMKNFLVSFADDSNQVKLLTRTALIKDGDLTSTIVVNNNEAVWHLSGIMQPSDKHIDVKFYADAGKVEFPLVEKKFHLKLNFDTLTTRLNKVEHGSDETQIYTYCAIRNLLINHPAISPNNIVVPQGAIDANLFVGPKYVSLDSSSVVYLKKIVAHPYIKYTLKPTKIYVVKMHTDWTGAQDMVNSLPQGMFDELEGIRVAGKLRYNMHLFLDSSNPDDVQFESGMAQQGFQVLGYGKTDLSRLNQEFTYTPYEKGKPMPARFIGASNSNYTSLQNISPNLRNAVLTAEDPSFYTNHGFVIESIRRSIAEDVKEHRFKRGGSTISMQLIKNAFLVRQKTLARKIEEILIVWIIENGHIMTKDRMLEVYFNIIEWGRNIYGIGEASRYYFAKAPSQLTIGESIYLASIVPHPKTGLYDFEPDGSLRYRLHGYFRLIGNLMASRGLAQRDSSNYGFYSVRLRESLRPKMAPADTALADSLQKKIDTNEGEDDVMPPAVTEEEKRPGFFQRLFGKRDTTGDHRKEVQADSADAARKREKAQRKEEKRLEKERKKLMRERGLM, encoded by the coding sequence ATGCATCGCCTTAAATCTAAATACATCCGCATTGCCGGATTAATTGTTGGTATAATATTAATTTTTGTGTTAATTGGCGGTTATATAGCTTATTCCAAACGCCAGGCTATACTGGAAAATGCTATCAGCAAAGCTAAAGCAAAAGCCAAACGTGAGTATAATTTAGATGTAAAAATAGGCGACGCACACTTTATTGGCGCCAATACGGTATCCTTCTCCAACATTACCGTAGTACCCGAACAGCGCGATAGCTTGCTGAGCATTGAGCATTTTGAGGTAAGCGTAAAGATGCTGCCCCTGCTGGTAGGCCATGTAAAGCTGGCCGATGTAAAGCTACAAAACGGCTTACTGAATTTAACCAGCAAAAACGGTGTACGCAATTTTGATTTTCTGTTTAAAAAGAAAAGAGATTCTACCGCAACCAAATCGAAAAAAGGGCTGAATGATTTGGCTGATAACCTCATTAACCAAGTTTTGTATAAGATACCGGATAATTTAGATATGAAAAACTTCCTGGTATCTTTTGCTGATGACAGCAACCAGGTAAAATTGCTTACGCGCACAGCGTTAATTAAAGATGGCGACCTGACTTCCACCATCGTGGTGAACAACAACGAAGCGGTTTGGCACCTGTCGGGGATTATGCAACCATCTGATAAGCATATTGATGTGAAGTTTTATGCTGATGCCGGTAAGGTGGAGTTTCCGCTGGTGGAAAAGAAATTTCATTTAAAGCTGAACTTTGATACCCTAACCACCCGCCTGAACAAGGTAGAACATGGCAGCGATGAAACCCAGATTTATACGTATTGTGCCATACGCAACCTGCTCATTAACCATCCGGCTATATCGCCTAACAATATTGTGGTGCCACAGGGTGCTATTGATGCCAATTTATTTGTAGGGCCTAAATACGTATCGCTTGATAGCTCATCAGTGGTTTATTTAAAAAAGATTGTAGCGCATCCTTATATCAAATACACGTTAAAGCCTACCAAAATATACGTGGTAAAAATGCATACCGACTGGACCGGAGCCCAGGATATGGTGAACTCGTTGCCCCAAGGTATGTTTGATGAGCTGGAAGGTATACGGGTAGCGGGTAAGCTGCGTTACAACATGCACTTGTTTCTGGATAGTTCTAATCCTGACGATGTACAGTTTGAGTCGGGTATGGCACAGCAGGGTTTTCAGGTGCTGGGCTATGGTAAAACTGATTTAAGCCGCCTGAACCAGGAGTTTACTTACACCCCTTACGAGAAAGGCAAGCCTATGCCAGCCAGATTTATCGGTGCATCAAACTCTAATTATACGTCGCTGCAAAATATTTCACCCAACTTACGAAACGCGGTTTTAACGGCAGAAGATCCATCGTTTTATACCAACCATGGCTTTGTGATCGAGTCTATACGCCGTTCTATTGCTGAAGATGTGAAAGAACATCGGTTTAAGCGTGGCGGTAGTACTATATCCATGCAGTTAATTAAAAACGCTTTTCTGGTACGGCAAAAAACACTGGCCCGCAAAATTGAGGAAATTTTGATTGTATGGATCATCGAGAATGGTCATATCATGACCAAAGACCGTATGTTGGAGGTTTATTTTAATATTATTGAATGGGGCCGGAATATCTACGGCATTGGTGAGGCTTCCCGTTATTACTTTGCTAAAGCGCCATCACAGCTAACCATAGGTGAAAGTATTTATCTGGCCAGTATTGTACCGCACCCGAAAACCGGTTTATATGATTTTGAGCCTGATGGCAGCTTACGTTACCGCCTGCATGGCTACTTCAGGTTGATAGGTAACCTGATGGCTAGCCGGGGATTGGCACAGCGCGACAGCAGTAATTACGGGTTCTATTCTGTTCGGTTACGTGAATCATTAAGACCGAAGATGGCACCGGCAGATACTGCCTTAGCTGATAGTTTGCAGAAAAAGATTGATACTAATGAGGGTGAAGATGATGTAATGCCACCGGCAGTTACCGAAGAAGAAAAACGTCCCGGCTTTTTTCAGCGCCTATTTGGTAAGCGCGATACCACCGGCGACCATCGTAAAGAAGTACAGGCCGATTCGGCTGATGCTGCCCGTAAGCGCGAGAAGGCACAACGCAAAGAAGAAAAGCGCTTAGAAAAAGAGCGAAAGAAGTTAATGCGTGAACGAGGCTTGATGTAG
- a CDS encoding ABC transporter ATP-binding protein, translated as MESTLALQADHIIKYFYEPEKFQVLKNVSFDVKKGEFLSLTGKSGSGKSTLLYVLSTMDTDYEGQLIINGETLTGRTQNQLAAYRNEHIGFVFQFHYLLPEFSVLDNVMLPALKLNRKTKAEIEHKAYENLKLLGLEDQAFKMASKLSGGQQQRVAIARALINDPSVIMGDEPTGNLDSKNTQVVFDIFRELAHERGQTIIAVTHDEDFAKNSDRTIDLSDGRIVHHG; from the coding sequence ATGGAAAGCACACTAGCCTTGCAGGCTGATCATATTATCAAATATTTTTATGAGCCTGAAAAATTTCAGGTATTGAAAAATGTAAGCTTTGATGTTAAAAAAGGTGAGTTTTTATCGCTTACTGGCAAATCGGGTTCCGGTAAATCAACGTTGCTGTATGTGCTATCTACTATGGATACCGACTACGAAGGTCAGCTCATTATCAATGGGGAAACGTTAACAGGTCGTACGCAGAACCAGCTGGCGGCTTATCGGAATGAGCATATTGGCTTTGTATTTCAATTTCATTACTTGCTGCCTGAATTTTCCGTGTTGGATAATGTGATGCTGCCAGCCCTGAAGCTTAACCGGAAAACCAAAGCCGAAATTGAACACAAAGCTTACGAGAACTTGAAACTACTGGGCTTGGAAGATCAGGCATTTAAAATGGCGAGTAAATTATCTGGCGGACAACAGCAACGGGTAGCCATAGCCCGTGCGCTGATTAACGACCCGTCTGTTATTATGGGTGATGAGCCTACCGGTAATCTCGATTCTAAAAATACGCAGGTGGTATTTGATATTTTCAGGGAACTGGCTCATGAGCGTGGTCAAACCATTATTGCGGTAACCCACGATGAAGACTTTGCCAAAAACAGCGATCGCACCATTGATTTGAGTGATGGTCGTATTGTGCATCATGGCTAA
- a CDS encoding ABC transporter permease produces the protein MATTNFKIAKVHLTSRLKQTIVAVLGVVFGISMYVFMNSFISGVNDIQTVLAFTSLAHIRIYNDGPADNTNLVKQVYPASTAINIRNAKVIQYTEGIKNTAAILELVRNQPEVAAIAPQVNINVFFRNGGNKLNGTLSGVDVENENKVFNISTYMTAGSWNSLLYRPDGIIVGADLAHDLSLNIDDNVNILTSDGVSRNYKLIGIFRTNVKSVDKAKAYINITAARQLLNKNQEYVTDLQVNVQNFENTAPIVQRIAPVVPYKVESWQTSNQQLEAGSKLRNIIAQAVSLTILMVAGFGIYNIMNMTINEKIREIAILKAMGFSGHDVTQIFLIQAVVIGVIGGLAGMMLGFAIADIVNHIPFKLGGLDHLPMAYNVKDYLMAFTFGLITTLVAGYLPARKASKIDPVEIIRG, from the coding sequence ATGGCAACAACCAACTTTAAAATAGCCAAGGTACATTTAACCTCCAGGCTTAAGCAAACTATTGTGGCCGTGCTGGGTGTAGTATTTGGTATATCCATGTATGTGTTCATGAACAGCTTTATATCGGGCGTAAACGATATACAAACGGTGCTGGCTTTTACCTCACTGGCTCACATTCGCATTTATAATGATGGACCGGCTGATAATACCAATTTAGTTAAACAGGTTTACCCGGCTAGTACCGCTATCAACATCCGCAATGCTAAAGTAATACAATATACCGAGGGTATTAAAAATACTGCGGCTATACTCGAACTGGTACGCAACCAGCCCGAGGTAGCTGCTATTGCCCCGCAGGTAAATATTAATGTTTTCTTCCGTAATGGCGGCAACAAGCTAAATGGTACCCTATCGGGCGTTGATGTAGAGAATGAAAATAAAGTATTTAACATTTCTACCTACATGACGGCCGGTAGCTGGAATAGCCTGCTATACCGCCCGGATGGTATTATTGTAGGTGCCGACTTGGCGCATGACCTAAGCTTGAATATTGATGACAATGTAAACATCCTGACCTCGGATGGTGTAAGCCGTAATTATAAGCTGATCGGCATTTTTCGAACCAATGTGAAAAGTGTAGATAAAGCTAAAGCCTACATCAACATTACTGCGGCCCGCCAGTTGCTGAACAAAAATCAGGAATATGTAACCGATTTGCAGGTAAACGTACAGAATTTTGAGAACACAGCTCCGATTGTACAACGTATAGCCCCGGTTGTACCTTACAAGGTAGAAAGCTGGCAAACATCCAACCAACAGCTGGAAGCAGGTTCAAAGCTGCGTAATATCATTGCACAGGCGGTATCGCTCACTATTTTGATGGTAGCTGGTTTCGGTATTTACAACATCATGAACATGACGATCAATGAAAAAATCAGGGAGATTGCCATTCTGAAAGCTATGGGCTTTTCAGGACATGATGTAACGCAGATATTTTTAATTCAGGCTGTTGTAATTGGTGTGATTGGCGGTTTGGCAGGCATGATGCTGGGGTTTGCCATTGCCGATATTGTGAACCATATTCCGTTTAAGCTAGGCGGTTTAGATCATCTGCCTATGGCTTATAACGTAAAAGACTACCTAATGGCCTTTACTTTTGGGCTGATTACTACGCTGGTGGCCGGTTACCTACCTGCCCGCAAAGCCTCCAAAATTGATCCGGTTGAAATTATTAGAGGATAA
- a CDS encoding TolC family protein: MKLLAILWLNLLASHPKPAVMQAQADTVKLQSYQEVVATAVKNNPTLAVYQQQIKQTHYNYKASKGFIYPNASANFNGTDNLHLAVTPIPGILLGQPGTTYYAQFGKQFIYNTGVTLTENIFDWTSILQSQIANNNIRLNQLQQDSYLQNLRDQAGKYYFSALIAKSALKIVATDKLLADSIVALTKQRLKEGTTDLLAVNQATINTTNIQQNQAQSQQLYDQSIENLKILLGEQPTNELAVAETLNLDSLVSVGIPNLGNDKNLDVYQQQISIAALQSRSQRSTAYPKLSASAYFGAQQFRNDFGLSFGNNAWSGYRYLGVNLTVPVFTGFTNSNKYKSALVQKNIAQIQYNNARQQSEINDRLLLKSYTDYLHMAQAAATSFKLYGSNLKLNQQKYQEGILSMDIYLRAFQDYLTAENAYLNSLSQLLSTRSTLLSRQ; this comes from the coding sequence ATGAAGCTACTCGCTATTTTATGGCTCAACCTGTTAGCTAGCCATCCTAAACCAGCAGTAATGCAGGCTCAAGCCGATACGGTAAAGCTACAATCGTACCAGGAGGTGGTGGCTACAGCCGTAAAAAATAACCCGACACTAGCCGTTTACCAGCAGCAAATTAAACAGACGCATTATAACTATAAAGCTTCTAAAGGTTTTATTTACCCTAATGCCTCCGCTAATTTTAACGGAACGGATAACCTGCACCTGGCGGTAACGCCTATACCTGGTATATTATTAGGGCAGCCAGGTACTACGTATTATGCACAATTCGGTAAGCAGTTTATTTACAACACCGGCGTAACGCTAACTGAAAACATTTTCGATTGGACCTCCATCCTGCAATCGCAAATAGCCAACAACAATATCCGACTTAATCAATTGCAACAGGATTCTTACTTGCAGAACTTAAGAGACCAAGCAGGTAAGTATTACTTTTCGGCACTGATTGCCAAATCGGCCCTGAAAATTGTAGCTACTGATAAGCTATTGGCCGATAGTATTGTGGCACTTACCAAACAGCGGTTAAAAGAAGGTACTACCGATTTGCTGGCCGTAAACCAAGCCACCATCAATACCACCAACATTCAGCAAAATCAGGCACAAAGCCAGCAGTTGTATGATCAAAGTATAGAGAACCTGAAAATTTTATTAGGCGAACAACCCACCAATGAACTGGCTGTGGCCGAAACGCTGAATCTGGATTCGCTTGTTTCGGTAGGTATACCCAACTTGGGTAATGACAAAAACCTGGATGTTTACCAGCAGCAAATCAGCATAGCCGCTTTGCAAAGCCGTTCGCAGCGTTCAACAGCCTACCCTAAACTATCCGCCTCGGCTTACTTTGGCGCACAACAGTTCCGTAACGATTTTGGTTTGAGTTTTGGCAATAACGCCTGGTCAGGTTACCGCTACCTGGGGGTTAATTTAACCGTTCCGGTATTTACCGGGTTTACCAATAGCAATAAATATAAAAGCGCGCTGGTACAAAAAAATATCGCTCAAATACAATACAACAACGCCCGTCAGCAAAGTGAAATTAACGATCGCTTGCTGCTGAAAAGCTATACCGATTACCTGCACATGGCGCAGGCAGCGGCCACTAGCTTTAAGTTATACGGCAGTAACTTAAAGCTGAATCAGCAAAAATACCAAGAAGGTATTTTGAGCATGGATATTTACCTGCGTGCCTTTCAGGATTACTTAACAGCAGAAAATGCTTACCTGAACAGCTTGTCGCAACTACTGTCCACCCGATCAACCTTACTATCACGTCAATAA
- a CDS encoding Mrp/NBP35 family ATP-binding protein has product MQLNKEQVLQALSNVEEPDLKKDLVTLNMIQDIHIEGNRLSFSVILTTPACPLKGLIENACRNAISHFISPAVEVSINMTSRVTTQKNTGVPGVKNIIAVASGKGGVGKSTVAANLALGLAATGAKVGLIDADIYGPSVPIMFGLEGAKPQASQVNGKTRIEPIEKYGIKLLSIGFFTDPNQPVPWRGPMVSSAVKQLFNDADWGELDYLVVDLPPGTGDIHITVTQSFPITGAVIVTTPQNVALADAKKGIGMLMMDAINVPILGIIENMSYFTPAELPENKYYIFGEGGGVKLANMINAPFLGEIPMVKSISESGDAGKPVVLTEDGILSKAFLHLAERVAQQISVYNAKATDLQDVINR; this is encoded by the coding sequence ATGCAGTTGAATAAAGAACAAGTTTTACAAGCCCTGAGTAACGTTGAAGAGCCCGATTTGAAAAAAGATCTGGTAACGCTGAACATGATTCAGGATATTCATATTGAAGGCAATCGCTTGAGCTTTTCAGTAATCCTAACCACGCCGGCCTGCCCGCTTAAAGGATTAATTGAAAATGCCTGCCGCAATGCTATCAGTCATTTTATTAGCCCGGCAGTGGAAGTAAGCATTAATATGACTTCGCGGGTTACTACGCAAAAGAATACCGGTGTACCGGGTGTTAAAAATATTATTGCAGTAGCTTCAGGCAAAGGTGGCGTAGGCAAATCAACTGTGGCAGCTAATTTGGCTTTGGGCCTGGCAGCTACCGGCGCTAAGGTAGGTTTGATTGATGCTGATATTTACGGGCCATCAGTTCCTATTATGTTCGGATTGGAAGGCGCTAAACCGCAGGCCAGCCAGGTGAATGGTAAAACCCGCATTGAGCCCATTGAAAAATACGGTATCAAGCTGTTATCTATCGGCTTTTTTACCGACCCGAACCAGCCTGTGCCATGGCGTGGCCCGATGGTATCCAGCGCGGTAAAACAATTGTTTAATGATGCCGATTGGGGCGAACTGGATTACCTGGTAGTGGATTTGCCACCCGGTACCGGAGATATTCATATCACCGTTACTCAAAGCTTCCCAATTACGGGTGCCGTTATTGTCACTACCCCGCAAAATGTAGCTTTGGCAGATGCTAAAAAGGGTATAGGCATGCTGATGATGGATGCCATTAATGTACCTATATTGGGTATTATCGAAAACATGTCGTACTTCACACCTGCCGAACTGCCTGAAAACAAGTACTACATTTTTGGCGAAGGCGGCGGTGTAAAGCTGGCTAACATGATTAATGCACCATTTTTGGGCGAAATACCGATGGTAAAAAGCATTAGCGAATCGGGTGATGCAGGCAAGCCGGTAGTGCTTACCGAAGATGGCATTTTGAGTAAGGCTTTCTTGCACTTAGCCGAGCGTGTAGCCCAACAGATATCTGTTTATAACGCCAAGGCAACAGACTTGCAGGATGTTATAAATCGTTAA
- a CDS encoding efflux RND transporter periplasmic adaptor subunit, which produces MYIKHYSLLGLTALLILAGCQPKNLVKPQRKNIVDAVFGSGHIENLNQYTIMANAEGFIKKAYVAEGDTVKGGQPLFRLANDVQQTQVSNALTNLQYAETNTAQGSPQIEQLKIQIGLAKQRNRVDSANYQRYSRLIKTQAVSVTDFENSRLTYQNSLSNLHVLQKNLADLQRNLNLNLQNAKAQYKIQEANNNYYNLTSSGAGVVMNVVKKTGDYVRKGDAIALVGAGKPIAKLDIAENDIERIKVGQQTLISLNSDKNKVYEATITKIYPAFNTSEQAFIAEATFTNTPGNLLNGTQLQANIIIQKKKDALVIPSYYLQNGDYVFVQGSKEKKKVEAGIRTLEWTEITGGLSGNEELTLPKQQ; this is translated from the coding sequence ATGTATATAAAACACTACTCGCTGTTGGGGTTAACCGCTTTGTTAATATTAGCCGGTTGCCAGCCTAAAAACTTGGTTAAGCCACAGCGTAAAAATATTGTAGATGCCGTTTTCGGCAGTGGTCATATTGAAAACTTGAACCAATACACCATTATGGCTAATGCCGAAGGCTTTATCAAGAAAGCTTATGTAGCCGAAGGGGATACCGTTAAAGGCGGTCAGCCGCTGTTTCGCTTGGCTAATGATGTGCAGCAAACTCAGGTAAGCAATGCATTAACCAATTTGCAGTATGCTGAAACCAACACTGCCCAGGGCTCACCGCAAATTGAGCAATTGAAAATACAGATTGGACTGGCTAAACAACGCAACCGGGTAGATTCGGCCAACTATCAGCGCTACTCACGCCTGATTAAAACCCAAGCTGTATCAGTTACCGATTTTGAGAACTCGCGCCTTACCTATCAAAACTCTTTATCTAACCTGCATGTGCTGCAAAAGAACCTGGCCGATTTGCAACGTAATCTGAATTTAAATCTACAGAATGCCAAGGCACAGTACAAAATTCAGGAAGCCAATAACAATTACTATAACCTAACCAGCAGTGGTGCCGGCGTGGTGATGAATGTGGTGAAAAAAACAGGCGATTACGTGCGTAAAGGCGATGCCATTGCCTTGGTTGGTGCTGGTAAGCCTATTGCCAAACTGGATATAGCCGAAAATGATATTGAACGTATTAAGGTAGGTCAGCAAACCTTAATCTCACTTAACAGTGATAAAAATAAGGTTTATGAAGCTACCATCACCAAAATTTATCCGGCTTTTAATACCAGCGAGCAGGCTTTTATTGCTGAAGCTACTTTCACGAATACGCCAGGTAACTTGCTGAATGGAACGCAGCTGCAAGCTAATATCATTATTCAGAAAAAGAAAGATGCGCTGGTAATTCCATCATATTATCTGCAAAACGGCGATTACGTATTTGTTCAAGGTAGCAAAGAGAAAAAGAAGGTAGAAGCAGGTATACGTACCCTGGAGTGGACCGAAATTACCGGCGGATTAAGCGGTAATGAGGAGCTTACCTTACCTAAGCAACAGTAA
- a CDS encoding TetR/AcrR family transcriptional regulator: MVDVNKTTEELIFDAALSIFQKKGLAGARMQEIADAAGINKSMLHYYYRSKELLFKQVFLLSFKQFSASVIPLLNQPNTWEEKIPLLVAHYISSMQKNPDLPMFVINELRYNPDEFINIVTENRVGNTLFIQQLKEGMEKGFIRPIRPIQVMVSIISETVFPFIAQPMINYMTHVQETSWEVFIETRQAVIPEMLIKYLKEF; this comes from the coding sequence ATGGTTGACGTAAATAAAACAACAGAAGAGCTGATTTTTGATGCAGCCTTAAGCATCTTTCAAAAAAAAGGATTGGCTGGTGCGCGTATGCAAGAAATTGCCGATGCGGCAGGTATTAATAAATCCATGCTGCATTATTATTATCGTAGTAAGGAACTGCTTTTTAAGCAAGTGTTTCTGCTATCCTTTAAGCAGTTTTCGGCTTCTGTTATCCCGTTATTGAATCAGCCCAATACCTGGGAAGAGAAAATACCGCTATTGGTGGCGCATTATATCTCATCAATGCAGAAAAACCCGGATTTACCGATGTTCGTGATTAACGAACTACGCTACAATCCGGATGAGTTTATCAATATTGTGACTGAAAATCGCGTCGGTAATACCTTGTTTATTCAGCAGCTTAAAGAGGGTATGGAAAAGGGATTTATTCGCCCTATTCGGCCTATTCAGGTAATGGTTAGTATTATTTCTGAAACTGTATTCCCGTTTATTGCCCAACCTATGATTAATTACATGACCCATGTACAGGAAACCAGCTGGGAAGTTTTTATAGAAACCCGGCAGGCTGTTATTCCTGAAATGCTGATTAAATACCTGAAAGAATTTTAA
- the def gene encoding peptide deformylase, whose protein sequence is MKLPIVAYGDPVLRRKAIDIIPEEEPDLKQLVTDMFETMYAARGVGLAAPQVGLSLRLFVVDATPFDDDEPELKDFKKAFINAQVLEETGEEWPFNEGCLSIPDVREDVYRKSHVRLSYYDENMEHHEEVFKGLVARIIQHEYDHIEGKLFTDKLSPLRKRLIEKRLSDISRGVVKVDYKMKFPAAKKGR, encoded by the coding sequence ATGAAATTACCTATTGTAGCCTACGGAGATCCGGTTTTACGCAGAAAAGCAATTGATATTATACCCGAAGAAGAGCCGGATCTGAAACAGTTGGTAACAGATATGTTTGAAACCATGTATGCCGCTCGTGGTGTAGGGCTGGCTGCTCCGCAGGTAGGTTTATCACTCCGTTTGTTTGTGGTAGATGCTACACCTTTTGACGATGATGAACCAGAATTAAAAGACTTCAAGAAGGCTTTTATTAACGCCCAGGTACTGGAAGAAACCGGCGAAGAATGGCCATTTAATGAAGGTTGTTTGAGCATACCCGATGTTCGGGAAGATGTGTACCGTAAATCGCACGTGCGTCTGTCATACTATGACGAAAACATGGAACACCATGAAGAAGTATTTAAAGGCTTGGTGGCCCGTATTATTCAGCATGAATATGACCATATTGAAGGCAAACTGTTTACAGATAAGTTAAGCCCTTTACGCAAACGCCTTATTGAAAAACGCCTGAGCGATATATCGCGCGGGGTAGTGAAAGTAGACTATAAAATGAAATTCCCGGCAGCTAAAAAAGGCCGTTAG